A region of Burkholderia lata DNA encodes the following proteins:
- a CDS encoding citrate/2-methylcitrate synthase — MRTDHDLPAPDAARPRAARDESEIDAVSISPDRLSVRGVDLLQLIESVDFPAAILHVLAGRMPDAGDVRALDRALAARLADDGPTDDGLLVAQLARRQRRPEVFLVAAIAAGLAAGPRARPVAWPDALSGIGQGDEVATGLGIVAALPRLLAVWRATDDETPARVRPTDVARGFSASVLDCLFGGESSDAQARLFDVLLVALHGGFGLVAPTIALPRFSASTYASIDLNLIAGLTGSGSAHVGACSDATRFLASLVGRPPAEIRDRVAQRVQAGDRIPGFGHPLLECDPRPAALERHAVRLGVGGAAFDAYRAVCGAMQDLRGLPPNIDAAAAATLLELGVPAVLATPVFLFARMPTMLAHALQKKAHPPFGQTRPVARERLAALPKAWI; from the coding sequence ATGCGCACCGATCACGATCTGCCGGCGCCGGACGCCGCCCGTCCGCGCGCCGCACGCGACGAAAGCGAGATCGATGCGGTCTCGATCTCGCCCGACCGGCTTTCCGTACGCGGTGTCGATCTGCTGCAGCTGATCGAGTCCGTCGATTTCCCTGCCGCGATCCTGCATGTGCTCGCGGGCCGGATGCCGGACGCGGGCGACGTGCGCGCACTCGATCGCGCACTGGCGGCGCGGCTTGCCGACGACGGGCCGACCGACGACGGCCTGCTCGTCGCGCAACTGGCCCGCCGCCAGCGCCGGCCCGAGGTGTTCCTGGTCGCGGCGATCGCGGCCGGGCTGGCCGCCGGGCCGCGTGCGCGGCCGGTCGCCTGGCCCGACGCGTTGTCCGGTATCGGGCAGGGCGACGAGGTGGCGACGGGCCTGGGCATCGTCGCCGCGTTGCCGCGCCTGCTGGCGGTGTGGCGCGCGACGGACGACGAGACGCCGGCCCGGGTGCGACCGACGGACGTCGCGCGAGGTTTCAGCGCATCGGTGCTGGACTGCCTGTTCGGCGGCGAATCGAGCGACGCACAGGCCCGCCTGTTCGACGTCCTGCTGGTGGCGCTGCACGGCGGCTTCGGCCTCGTCGCGCCGACCATCGCGCTGCCGCGCTTCTCGGCGAGCACCTACGCAAGCATCGACCTGAACCTGATCGCGGGCTTGACGGGCAGTGGTTCCGCGCATGTGGGCGCGTGCAGCGACGCGACGCGGTTTCTCGCAAGCCTCGTCGGCCGGCCGCCTGCGGAGATTCGCGATCGCGTCGCGCAGCGCGTGCAGGCGGGCGACCGGATTCCCGGCTTCGGCCATCCGCTGCTCGAATGCGATCCGCGACCGGCCGCGCTCGAGCGCCACGCGGTACGGCTGGGTGTCGGCGGCGCGGCGTTCGATGCGTATCGGGCCGTATGCGGCGCGATGCAGGACCTGCGCGGGCTGCCGCCGAACATCGATGCGGCCGCCGCGGCGACCCTGCTCGAACTGGGGGTGCCCGCCGTGCTGGCCACGCCGGTGTTCCTGTTTGCGCGGATGCCGACGATGCTCGCGCACGCGTTGCAGAAGAAGGCGCACCCGCCGTTCGGCCAGACCCGGCCGGTGGCGCGCGAACGCCTCGCCGCGCTGCCGAAGGCCTGGATCTGA
- a CDS encoding class I SAM-dependent methyltransferase has translation MLTNLPLAPHCAANDTQQRIDFVKSQIHRWIDEMFTSPDRHDLRACFAKTLLIRNYLLSPVLDAIETERFLRDATVREYMKRFQALSLDNEVRFERQMSDVLRAGPSSEGLLLIIKEYYAEIYRLLARTEIFLSDMSADSTVAMVGSGGMPLSILFMQAFSGARIVGLDLSEESLRTGERFVDHLCASNPARYRRAAIEMVHADGAAYDYGACDIVILSIHIENKVEIVERIIETAPRDRSVIVIERQVQGLGQYFYPNYGFDPAGLPLVKQATLCSSLLVSTAYRLDW, from the coding sequence ATGCTGACCAACCTGCCGCTGGCGCCGCATTGTGCGGCCAACGATACCCAGCAACGCATCGACTTCGTGAAGAGCCAGATCCATCGCTGGATCGACGAGATGTTCACGTCTCCCGACCGGCACGATCTGCGCGCGTGTTTCGCGAAGACGCTGCTGATCCGCAACTACCTGCTGTCCCCGGTGCTCGATGCGATCGAGACCGAGCGCTTCCTGCGCGACGCGACGGTGCGTGAGTACATGAAGCGCTTTCAGGCGCTGTCGCTCGACAACGAGGTCCGCTTCGAGCGGCAGATGAGCGACGTGCTGCGCGCGGGGCCGTCGAGCGAAGGGCTGCTCCTGATCATCAAGGAGTACTACGCCGAGATTTACCGGCTGCTCGCGCGAACCGAGATCTTCCTGTCGGACATGTCCGCCGATTCGACGGTGGCGATGGTCGGCTCCGGCGGGATGCCGCTGTCGATCCTGTTCATGCAGGCGTTCAGCGGCGCCCGCATCGTCGGGCTGGATCTCAGCGAGGAATCGCTCAGGACCGGCGAGCGGTTCGTCGATCACCTGTGCGCATCGAACCCCGCGCGCTATCGCCGCGCGGCGATCGAGATGGTTCACGCGGATGGCGCGGCGTACGACTACGGTGCGTGCGACATCGTCATCCTGTCGATTCATATCGAGAACAAGGTGGAGATCGTCGAACGGATCATCGAGACGGCGCCGCGCGATCGCAGCGTGATCGTGATCGAGCGACAGGTGCAGGGGCTCGGCCAGTATTTCTATCCGAACTACGGGTTCGATCCGGCCGGGCTGCCGCTCGTGAAGCAGGCCACGCTGTGCTCGTCGCTGCTGGTGAGCACGGCCTATCGGCTCGACTGGTAG
- a CDS encoding GNAT family N-acetyltransferase encodes MTTNEILSGGIGLFHAWERQVLALYMDAFTTGSYAGHYLDEAAERGWIYGLFIEHAARCHLWVAGDALAGFLLSAEAGYDRKLPVSLRATLGDGPVMSIAELAVAPHWRSRGLGEALVRRCIGEAAPGYRDIIVRSNSNALAAHRLYQRLGFEPFGSVRVENEMLADGRRGVECVDKQYFRYRV; translated from the coding sequence ATGACGACGAACGAGATTCTTTCCGGCGGAATCGGCCTGTTCCATGCATGGGAGCGGCAGGTGCTCGCGCTTTACATGGACGCGTTTACGACGGGGTCGTATGCCGGTCACTACCTGGACGAGGCGGCGGAGCGCGGCTGGATCTACGGACTCTTCATCGAGCATGCCGCGCGTTGCCATCTGTGGGTGGCCGGCGACGCGCTGGCCGGTTTCCTGCTCTCCGCCGAAGCGGGCTACGACCGCAAATTGCCGGTGTCGCTGCGCGCCACGCTCGGCGACGGGCCCGTGATGTCGATCGCCGAACTGGCAGTCGCCCCGCACTGGCGCTCACGCGGGCTCGGCGAAGCGCTGGTGCGGCGCTGCATCGGCGAGGCAGCGCCCGGCTACCGCGACATCATCGTGCGCAGCAACAGCAATGCGCTCGCCGCGCACCGGCTTTACCAGCGGCTTGGGTTCGAACCGTTCGGCTCGGTACGCGTGGAAAACGAGATGCTCGCCGACGGGCGACGCGGCGTCGAGTGTGTCGACAAGCAGTATTTCCGGTATCGCGTGTAG
- a CDS encoding LysE family translocator, with amino-acid sequence MLTLSPMLKMSFYAALVLLVPGPTNTLLLSAGLKLNLRGACRLVAAEASGYVIAITVWGFFLWSLATQYPWIVSCVKLISSLFIFYLAVKMWLKGANFGATDSAPLGFRALFLATLMNPKALLFSSAIFPESAFRSLEIFLLSMGAFLITLIPIGLLWSRSGRLLIMNRAEGRLASIVLRCSSLVLLTFAATLASSVLNR; translated from the coding sequence ATGCTGACATTGAGTCCCATGCTAAAAATGTCGTTCTACGCCGCACTCGTGCTGCTGGTACCCGGGCCGACAAACACGCTGCTGCTTTCTGCCGGGCTCAAGCTGAATCTGCGTGGTGCGTGCAGGCTGGTCGCGGCGGAGGCGTCAGGCTATGTAATAGCCATCACCGTCTGGGGATTTTTCCTCTGGTCGTTGGCGACGCAATATCCGTGGATCGTCAGTTGCGTAAAGTTGATCAGCTCCCTTTTCATCTTCTACCTCGCAGTGAAGATGTGGCTTAAAGGTGCCAACTTTGGCGCTACCGACTCAGCGCCACTCGGGTTCCGGGCGCTTTTCCTTGCGACCCTGATGAACCCCAAGGCTTTGCTGTTTTCAAGCGCAATCTTCCCGGAGTCGGCCTTCAGATCGCTCGAGATCTTCTTGTTGTCGATGGGCGCATTTCTGATCACCCTGATTCCGATCGGACTTCTATGGTCCCGGTCGGGGCGGCTGCTGATCATGAATCGCGCGGAGGGTCGCTTGGCGTCTATCGTGTTGCGGTGCTCTTCGCTCGTGTTGCTGACGTTCGCAGCAACGCTGGCCAGTTCGGTGCTCAATCGATGA
- a CDS encoding tryptophan halogenase family protein — MSNPIKNIVIVGGGTAGWMSASYLVRALQQQANITLIESEAIPRIGVGEATIPNLQKVFFDFLGIPEREWMPQVNGAFKAAIKFVNWRKAPDRSRDDHFYHLFGSVPNCDGVPLTHYWLRKREQGFQQPMEYACYPQPDALDAKLAPCLPDGTRQMPHAWHFDAHLVADFLKRWAVERGVKRVVDEVVEVRLNERGFISSLSTKEGRTLEADLFIDCSGMRGLLINQALKEPFIDMSDYLLCDSAVASAVPNDDARVGIEPYTSSIAMNSGWTWKIPMLGRFGSGYVFSSKFTSRDQATADFLHLWNLSDKQPLNQIKFRVGRNGRAWVNNCVAIGLSSCFLEPLESTGIYFIYAALYQLVKHFPDTSFDPRLREAFNAEIVYMFDDCRDFVQAHYFTTSREDTPFWRANRHDLRLSDAIKEKVERYKAGLPLTTTSFDDATYYETFDFEFKNFWLNGNYYCIFAGLGMLPDRSLPLLRHRPESIDKAEAMFARIRRESERLRTSLPTNYDYLRSLREGAGRSRSQPGQAVAAPEIQ; from the coding sequence ATGAGCAATCCGATCAAGAACATCGTCATCGTGGGCGGTGGCACCGCAGGCTGGATGTCCGCCTCGTACCTCGTCCGGGCGCTCCAGCAGCAGGCGAACATCACGCTCATCGAGTCCGAGGCGATCCCCCGGATCGGCGTGGGCGAGGCGACCATCCCGAATTTGCAGAAGGTGTTCTTCGACTTCCTCGGGATACCGGAGCGGGAGTGGATGCCCCAGGTGAACGGCGCGTTCAAGGCCGCCATCAAGTTCGTTAACTGGAGGAAGGCCCCCGACCGCTCGCGCGACGACCACTTCTACCATTTGTTCGGCAGCGTGCCGAACTGCGACGGCGTGCCGCTGACCCACTACTGGCTGCGCAAGCGCGAACAGGGCTTCCAGCAGCCGATGGAATACGCCTGCTATCCGCAACCCGACGCGCTCGATGCCAAGCTGGCACCGTGCCTGCCCGACGGCACCCGCCAGATGCCCCACGCGTGGCACTTCGACGCGCACCTGGTGGCCGATTTCCTGAAGCGCTGGGCCGTCGAACGCGGGGTGAAGCGCGTGGTCGACGAGGTCGTGGAGGTGCGCCTGAACGAGCGTGGCTTCATCTCCAGCCTGTCCACCAAGGAGGGTCGGACGCTGGAGGCGGACCTGTTCATCGACTGCTCCGGCATGCGGGGGCTCCTGATCAACCAGGCGCTGAAAGAGCCCTTCATCGACATGTCCGACTACCTGCTGTGCGACAGCGCGGTCGCCAGCGCGGTGCCCAACGACGACGCACGTGTGGGGATCGAGCCGTACACGTCCTCGATCGCGATGAACTCGGGGTGGACCTGGAAGATTCCGATGCTGGGCCGGTTCGGCAGCGGCTACGTGTTCTCGAGCAAGTTCACGTCGCGCGACCAGGCCACCGCCGACTTCCTCCATCTCTGGAACCTGTCGGACAAGCAGCCGCTCAACCAGATCAAGTTCCGGGTGGGGCGCAACGGGCGGGCGTGGGTCAACAACTGCGTCGCGATCGGGCTGTCGTCGTGCTTTCTGGAGCCGCTGGAATCGACGGGGATCTACTTCATCTACGCGGCGCTTTACCAGCTCGTGAAGCACTTCCCGGACACGTCGTTCGATCCGCGATTGAGAGAGGCATTCAACGCCGAGATCGTCTACATGTTCGACGACTGCCGGGATTTCGTGCAGGCGCACTATTTCACCACGTCGCGCGAAGACACACCGTTCTGGCGCGCGAACCGGCACGACCTGCGGCTCTCGGACGCCATCAAGGAGAAGGTCGAACGCTACAAGGCGGGGCTGCCGCTGACCACCACGTCGTTCGACGACGCCACGTACTACGAAACGTTCGACTTCGAATTCAAGAACTTCTGGTTGAACGGCAACTACTACTGCATCTTTGCCGGCCTGGGGATGCTGCCCGACCGGTCGCTGCCGCTCCTGCGGCACCGGCCAGAGTCGATCGACAAGGCCGAGGCGATGTTCGCCCGCATCCGGCGCGAGTCCGAGCGTCTGCGGACGAGCTTGCCGACGAACTACGACTACCTGCGGTCGCTGCGCGAGGGGGCGGGGCGGTCACGCAGCCAGCCCGGGCAGGCGGTCGCGGCGCCGGAGATCCAGTAG
- a CDS encoding monodechloroaminopyrrolnitrin synthase PrnB family protein, protein MERALGRVGACAATHAAVAACDPLQARALVLQLPGLNRKKDVPGIVGLLRDFLPAHGVPSGWGFVEAAAAMRDIGFFLGSLKRHGHEPVDVVPGLEPVLLDLARVTDLPPRETLLHVTVWNPAAADAQRSYSGLSDEAHLLESVRISMASLEAAIALTVELSDVPLRSPAFEEGCVELAVYLQKMVDSIVYAYRFISPQVFYDELRPFYEPIRVGGQSYLGPGAVEMPLFVLEHVLWGSQSDHPAYLEFKETYLPYVLPAFRAVYARFAGRPALVDRVLAEAQAARVRGEPVGAGLAALELVLEILLHFRAPHLKLAERTYEAGQSGPAIGSGGYAPSMLGDLLTLTRAVRARLHAALDER, encoded by the coding sequence GTGGAGCGCGCCCTGGGCCGGGTAGGCGCATGCGCGGCCACGCACGCCGCGGTGGCGGCCTGCGATCCGCTGCAGGCGCGGGCGCTCGTGCTGCAGCTGCCGGGCCTGAATCGCAAGAAGGACGTGCCCGGCATCGTCGGCCTGTTGCGCGATTTCCTTCCGGCGCATGGCGTGCCGTCCGGCTGGGGCTTCGTCGAAGCCGCCGCCGCGATGCGGGACATCGGGTTCTTCCTGGGGTCGCTCAAGCGGCACGGGCACGAGCCCGTGGACGTGGTGCCCGGGCTCGAGCCGGTGCTGCTCGACCTGGCGCGTGTGACCGACCTGCCGCCGCGCGAGACGCTCCTGCATGTGACGGTCTGGAACCCCGCGGCGGCCGACGCGCAGCGGAGCTACTCGGGGCTCAGCGACGAAGCGCACCTGCTCGAGAGCGTGCGCATCTCGATGGCGTCCCTCGAGGCGGCCATCGCGTTGACCGTCGAGCTGTCCGACGTGCCGCTGCGGTCGCCCGCGTTCGAGGAAGGGTGCGTCGAGCTGGCGGTCTACCTTCAGAAAATGGTCGACTCGATCGTTTACGCCTACCGCTTCATCTCGCCGCAAGTCTTCTACGACGAGCTCCGCCCCTTCTACGAACCGATTCGAGTCGGGGGCCAAAGCTACCTCGGCCCCGGTGCCGTGGAAATGCCCCTCTTCGTGCTGGAGCACGTCCTGTGGGGCTCGCAATCGGATCACCCGGCTTATCTGGAATTCAAGGAGACGTATCTGCCCTACGTGCTTCCCGCGTTCAGGGCGGTCTACGCCCGGTTCGCCGGGAGGCCGGCGCTCGTCGACCGCGTGCTCGCCGAGGCGCAGGCGGCGCGCGTGCGGGGCGAGCCTGTCGGGGCAGGGCTGGCAGCCCTCGAGCTGGTCCTCGAGATCCTGCTGCACTTCCGGGCGCCTCACCTCAAATTGGCGGAGCGGACGTACGAAGCCGGGCAAAGCGGCCCCGCGATCGGCAGCGGGGGGTATGCGCCCAGCATGCTCGGCGATCTGCTCACGCTTACGCGGGCCGTGCGGGCCCGCCTGCACGCCGCGCTCGACGAGCGCTGA
- a CDS encoding NAD(P)/FAD-dependent oxidoreductase, with the protein MTQKRTANEHDSNHFDVIILGSGMSGTQMGAILAKQKFRVLIVEESSHPRFTIGESSIPETSLMNRIIADRYGIPELDHITSFYATQRYVASSTGIKRNFGFVFHKPGQEHDPKEFTQCVIPELPWGPESHYYRQDVDAYLLQAAIKYGCTVRQKTSVTDYHADKDGVAVATAQGERFTGRYMIDCGGPRAPLATKFGLREEPCRFKTHSRSLYTHMLGVKPFDDIFKVKGQRWRWHEGTLHHMFEGGWLWVIPFNNHARSTNNLVSVGLQLDPRVHPKTDIPAQQEFDEFLARFPSIGAQFRDAVPVRDWVKTDRLQFSSSACVGDRYCLMLHANGFIDPLFSRGLENTAVTIHALAARLIKALRDDDFSPERFEYIERLQQKLLDHNDDFVSCCYTAFSDFRLWDAFHRLWAVGTILGQFRLVQAHARFRASRNERDLDHLDDNAPYLGFLCADMEGYYQLFNDAKTEVEAVSAGRKPAGEAAARIHVLINEREFAKPMFGFGYCITGARPQLNNSKYSLVPAMKLLHWTQTSAPAEVKKYFDYNPMFALLRAYVTTRIGLALK; encoded by the coding sequence ATGACTCAGAAGCGCACTGCGAACGAGCACGACAGCAACCACTTCGACGTGATCATCCTCGGCTCGGGCATGTCCGGCACCCAGATGGGGGCCATCCTGGCCAAACAGAAGTTTCGTGTCCTGATCGTCGAGGAGTCGTCGCACCCACGGTTCACGATCGGCGAATCGTCGATCCCCGAGACGTCGCTGATGAACCGCATCATCGCCGATCGCTACGGCATTCCGGAGCTGGACCACATCACGTCGTTCTATGCGACGCAGCGTTACGTCGCATCGAGCACGGGCATCAAGCGCAACTTCGGCTTCGTGTTCCACAAGCCCGGCCAGGAGCACGACCCGAAGGAGTTCACGCAGTGCGTCATTCCCGAGCTGCCGTGGGGGCCGGAGAGCCACTATTACCGGCAGGACGTCGACGCGTACCTGCTGCAAGCCGCGATCAAATACGGCTGCACGGTGCGCCAGAAGACGAGCGTGACCGACTACCACGCCGACAAGGACGGCGTCGCGGTGGCCACCGCCCAGGGCGAACGGTTCACCGGCCGGTACATGATCGACTGCGGGGGACCGCGCGCGCCGCTCGCGACGAAGTTCGGGCTCCGCGAAGAGCCGTGTCGCTTCAAGACGCATTCGCGCAGCCTCTACACGCACATGCTCGGGGTCAAGCCGTTCGACGACATCTTCAAGGTCAAGGGGCAGCGCTGGCGCTGGCACGAGGGGACCTTGCACCACATGTTCGAGGGCGGCTGGCTCTGGGTGATTCCGTTCAACAACCACGCGCGGTCGACCAACAACCTGGTGAGCGTCGGCCTGCAGCTCGACCCGCGGGTCCACCCGAAAACGGACATCCCCGCGCAGCAGGAATTCGACGAGTTTCTCGCGCGGTTCCCGAGCATCGGGGCGCAGTTCCGCGATGCCGTGCCGGTGCGCGACTGGGTCAAGACCGACCGCCTGCAGTTCTCGTCGAGCGCCTGCGTCGGCGATCGCTACTGCCTGATGCTGCACGCGAACGGGTTCATCGACCCGCTCTTCTCCCGCGGGCTCGAGAACACCGCGGTGACCATCCACGCGCTCGCGGCGCGCCTCATCAAGGCGCTGCGCGACGACGACTTCTCGCCCGAGCGCTTCGAGTACATCGAGCGCCTGCAGCAGAAGCTTCTGGACCACAACGACGATTTCGTCAGCTGCTGTTACACGGCGTTCTCGGATTTCCGCCTGTGGGACGCGTTCCACAGGCTGTGGGCGGTCGGCACGATCCTCGGACAGTTCCGGCTCGTGCAGGCCCACGCGAGGTTCCGTGCGTCGCGTAACGAGCGTGACCTCGATCACCTCGACGACAACGCCCCGTATCTCGGCTTCCTGTGCGCGGACATGGAGGGGTACTACCAGTTGTTCAACGACGCCAAAACCGAGGTCGAGGCCGTGAGCGCCGGGCGCAAGCCGGCCGGGGAGGCGGCGGCGCGGATTCACGTCCTCATCAACGAACGGGAGTTCGCCAAGCCGATGTTCGGCTTCGGGTACTGCATCACCGGGGCCAGGCCGCAGCTCAACAACTCGAAGTACAGCCTGGTGCCGGCGATGAAGCTGCTGCACTGGACGCAGACCAGCGCGCCGGCGGAGGTGAAGAAGTACTTCGACTACAACCCGATGTTCGCGCTGCTCAGGGCGTACGTCACGACCCGCATCGGCCTGGCGCTGAAGTAG
- a CDS encoding Rieske 2Fe-2S domain-containing protein encodes MDDVQFKLQQADAGAHPAGAYDATTRLAASWYVAMRSDDLKDKPTALTLFGRPCVAWRGATGRAVVMDRHCSHLGANLADGQVKDGCIQCPFHHWQYDEQGQCVHIPGHSTEVRRLEPVPRGARQPTLVTAERYGYVWVWYGSPQPLHPLPEIAAADVDNGDFMHLHFAFETTTAVLRIVENFYDAQHAHPVHALPISAFELKLFDDWRPWPEVESLARAGAWFGAGIDFTVNRYFGPLGMLSRALGLNMSQMNLHFDGYPGGCVMTVALDGEAKYKLLQCVTPVSDGKNVMHMLISIKKVGGPLRRATDFVLFGLQTRQAAGYDVKIWNGMKPDGGGAYSKYDKLVLKYRAFYRGWVERVVAGERQGVSRRS; translated from the coding sequence ATGGACGACGTTCAATTTAAATTGCAGCAAGCGGATGCCGGCGCGCATCCCGCGGGGGCGTACGACGCGACCACGCGGCTCGCCGCGAGCTGGTACGTCGCGATGCGCTCGGACGACCTCAAGGACAAGCCGACGGCGTTGACGCTCTTCGGCCGGCCATGCGTCGCGTGGCGCGGCGCGACGGGGCGAGCCGTGGTGATGGACCGCCACTGCTCGCACCTCGGCGCGAACCTGGCCGACGGGCAGGTGAAGGACGGGTGCATTCAATGCCCGTTTCACCACTGGCAGTACGACGAGCAGGGCCAGTGCGTCCACATTCCGGGCCACAGTACGGAGGTGCGCCGGCTGGAGCCTGTCCCGCGCGGGGCGCGTCAGCCGACGTTGGTCACCGCCGAGCGGTACGGCTACGTGTGGGTTTGGTACGGCTCCCCGCAGCCGCTGCATCCGCTGCCTGAAATCGCCGCGGCCGACGTCGACAACGGCGACTTCATGCACCTGCACTTCGCGTTCGAGACGACGACGGCGGTGTTGCGGATCGTCGAGAACTTCTACGACGCGCAGCACGCGCACCCCGTCCATGCGCTCCCGATCTCGGCGTTCGAGCTCAAGCTCTTCGACGACTGGCGCCCGTGGCCGGAGGTCGAGTCACTGGCGCGGGCGGGCGCGTGGTTCGGCGCCGGGATCGACTTCACCGTGAACCGGTACTTCGGGCCCCTCGGCATGCTGTCGCGCGCGCTCGGCCTGAACATGTCGCAGATGAACCTGCACTTCGACGGCTACCCCGGCGGGTGCGTCATGACCGTTGCACTGGACGGTGAAGCCAAATACAAGCTGCTCCAGTGCGTGACGCCGGTGAGCGACGGCAAGAACGTCATGCACATGCTCATCTCGATCAAGAAGGTGGGCGGCCCGCTGCGCCGCGCGACCGACTTCGTGCTGTTCGGGCTGCAGACCCGGCAGGCCGCAGGGTACGACGTCAAGATCTGGAACGGGATGAAACCGGACGGCGGCGGCGCGTACAGCAAGTACGACAAGCTCGTGCTCAAGTACCGCGCGTTTTACCGGGGGTGGGTTGAACGTGTCGTCGCAGGTGAGCGGCAGGGCGTGAGTCGAAGGTCCTAG
- a CDS encoding glycoside hydrolase family 3 protein, with amino-acid sequence MQRITRSAIRRSAWTASGTALTLGLFACGGVDSSSTPVTQQDFGYTTLNLITKDGLKFKDMDKSGQLEPYEDWRLSADVRARDLVGRLTLAEKAGLMMHGTAPVLNDTTGAGTGSAYDLAALKTLINQRGVNTYITRMSADAHTMADQTNQIQTLAEQSRLGIPVSISSDPRNHFQYTLGASAGSSGFSQWPETLGFAAIGDAALTRKFGDIARQEYRAVGMTEALSPQADLATEPRWSRINGTFGEDADLARTQVQAYIEGFQGGSNGIQANSVIAVVKHWAGYGAQKLGFDSHNYYGRYATYPGNNFAYHLKPFEGAFAANVGSVMPTYSEPDMTVTVDGITLEPVGGAYDKALLTDLLRGKYGFKGVIVSDWLIADDCDANCINGVSSGSPSFVGLGMPWGMEGATRVQRFVRAVNAGIDQFGGDDDPSDLIDAVNRGQLSEDRLSESAYRVLLQKFQQGLFDHPYVDADAAGKIVGNADFQAQALDAQRRSMVLLQNNGKLLPMTASGKKVWLYGIDPAVARQYGYQVVDTPQAADVAILRVSTPYQTLHPNYMFGSMQHEGSLAFVDGSADYEAIKQAALAPKSIVSVYMDRPAILTNVQDKATAILANFGVTDAALFDVLTGKGQPQGKLPFELPSSMAEVAAQREDVPHDTAHPLYPFGYGLTY; translated from the coding sequence ATGCAACGTATCACGAGATCAGCCATTCGCCGATCGGCATGGACCGCGTCGGGCACCGCGCTCACCCTGGGGCTGTTTGCCTGCGGCGGCGTCGATTCCTCTTCCACGCCGGTCACGCAACAGGACTTTGGCTATACGACCTTGAACCTGATCACCAAGGACGGCCTTAAGTTCAAGGACATGGACAAGAGCGGTCAGCTCGAACCCTACGAAGACTGGCGGCTGAGCGCCGACGTGCGCGCGCGGGACCTCGTCGGCCGCCTCACGCTGGCCGAGAAAGCCGGCCTGATGATGCACGGCACCGCGCCGGTGCTGAACGACACCACCGGTGCGGGCACCGGCTCCGCTTACGATCTGGCGGCACTCAAGACGCTCATCAATCAGCGGGGCGTCAACACCTATATCACGCGCATGAGTGCCGACGCGCACACCATGGCCGATCAAACCAACCAGATTCAGACGCTGGCGGAGCAGTCGCGGCTCGGCATCCCGGTGTCGATCAGTTCCGACCCGCGCAACCATTTCCAGTACACGCTCGGCGCAAGTGCAGGCAGTAGCGGCTTCTCGCAGTGGCCGGAAACGCTCGGCTTCGCCGCAATCGGCGACGCGGCACTCACGCGAAAATTCGGCGATATCGCGCGCCAGGAGTATCGCGCGGTCGGCATGACCGAAGCGCTTTCGCCGCAGGCCGACCTGGCGACCGAGCCGCGTTGGTCACGCATCAACGGCACCTTCGGCGAGGACGCCGATCTCGCGCGCACGCAGGTTCAGGCCTATATCGAAGGCTTCCAGGGCGGCAGCAACGGCATTCAGGCCAATAGCGTCATCGCCGTCGTCAAGCACTGGGCCGGATATGGCGCGCAGAAACTCGGGTTCGACAGCCACAACTACTACGGTCGCTATGCGACCTATCCGGGCAACAACTTCGCCTACCACCTGAAGCCGTTCGAAGGCGCCTTCGCAGCCAACGTCGGCTCGGTCATGCCGACCTACTCCGAACCGGACATGACGGTCACGGTCGACGGCATCACGCTGGAGCCCGTCGGCGGCGCTTACGACAAGGCATTGCTGACCGACCTGCTGCGCGGGAAATACGGCTTCAAGGGCGTGATCGTGTCCGACTGGCTGATTGCCGACGACTGCGACGCGAATTGCATCAACGGCGTGTCGTCAGGGTCCCCGTCGTTCGTCGGACTGGGCATGCCCTGGGGGATGGAAGGCGCGACCCGCGTGCAGCGTTTCGTGCGAGCGGTCAACGCCGGCATCGACCAGTTCGGCGGAGACGACGATCCGAGCGACCTCATCGACGCCGTCAATCGCGGACAGTTGTCGGAAGACCGTCTGTCGGAATCGGCCTATCGCGTCCTGCTGCAAAAATTCCAGCAAGGCTTGTTCGATCATCCGTATGTCGATGCCGACGCGGCCGGCAAGATCGTCGGCAACGCCGACTTCCAGGCCCAGGCACTCGATGCGCAGCGCCGCTCGATGGTGCTGCTGCAGAACAACGGCAAGCTGCTGCCGATGACGGCGTCGGGCAAGAAAGTCTGGCTGTACGGTATCGATCCCGCGGTCGCACGGCAATACGGGTATCAGGTCGTCGATACGCCGCAAGCCGCGGACGTGGCGATTCTCCGCGTGAGCACGCCCTATCAGACGCTGCACCCGAACTACATGTTCGGCTCGATGCAGCACGAAGGCAGTCTCGCGTTCGTCGACGGTAGTGCGGACTACGAGGCAATCAAGCAGGCCGCGCTTGCGCCGAAGTCGATCGTGTCGGTGTACATGGATCGCCCCGCGATCCTGACCAACGTGCAGGACAAGGCCACCGCGATCCTCGCCAATTTCGGCGTGACCGATGCCGCGCTGTTCGACGTGCTGACAGGGAAAGGTCAACCGCAAGGGAAGCTGCCGTTCGAGCTGCCGTCGTCGATGGCGGAAGTCGCAGCGCAGCGGGAAGACGTGCCGCACGATACCGCGCATCCGCTGTATCCGTTCGGATACGGTTTGACGTATTGA